The sequence CATGTCGGCCAGCAGCATGGTGGCATATGGGCCCGCGAGCACGCGGGAAAAATCGGCGATGACAATCCCGTCAAGGGGGCGTGCGGGTGCGTGAGCGGGCCCGTCTCCGGTGTGGCTGGTCACGAATGGTCCTTTCGACCTCGAAGCAGTTTGTCCGCTAGGCGGACAAGCGTCCGAATTTGTGGAATATTTATACAATGAAGGCTCTGGCGCAGAAGTGTCAAGGGTCACGGCCAACTATGGGAGATGGAAATGGCGCAGCGAGGCATTGGACCCGACTTCATTGAGGCGCTGGCCAGAGGACTCGACGTTCTCAAGTGCTTTTCGCCCGATCAGCCCCGGATGAGTCTTAGTCAGGTGGCCCAGGCCGCCGATCTGACCCGGCCCACCGCGCGCAGGATTCTCCTGACTCTCGAAGAGCTCGGCTATGTACGCGCGGACAATGGCGTCTTTGGATTGATGCCGAAAGTCTTGGAGCTGGGGATGGCCTACATCGGGGCCCAAGGGCTTTGGGAGATGGCCCGACCGCATCTTGAGGACCTCGTGCGGCGAACAGGAGAGTCGTCCTCGATGGCGCAGCTGGACGGCTCGGACATTATCTACGTGGCGCGGGTAGCTGTCCCGAAGCTCATCGCTCTTCGCGTCGACATCGGCACGCGCTTCCCGGCCCTGCGGACCTCCCAGGGGAAGATTCTCCTGGCCTCGCTTCCGGAGGCGGAGGCTCTGGAAGCCCTCGCTCAACCGTCCCGATCCGGACTTCCAGGGGATGGTGCTTTGGATCGGGATGCAGTTTTGGGACTTTTGAGTGAAGTTCGGACCAGGGGGTGGGCGCTGGCCGATGAGGAACTGGCGCCGGGTGTGCGCTCGATATCGGTCGGCGTCCGGGACGGGTCAAACGTGGTGCGGGCTTCCATGAACGTCACAGTCCACGCCCAGGAGACAAGTGTTGAAAAGCTCACGGGCGAATACCTTCCCATGCTTCAGGATGCTGCCGCAGCGGCCGGACTGGACTGGGCGCGGTGGCAGGCTCGTCCCGTCAAGTCTTTGGGCAGGTAAAGATGCCCGTCTCTTCCATCCCCATTCCTGTGACGCTTGACACCCTGCTGTGGCTCCTGTCACCATCATCCCAGTAGAACGTACAGGTGTCCGCTAGGCGGACAATTCAGGAGATGAGAACCAATGAGTCACCTTACGGGCAACGAGGCCCCTACGGTCGCAACGACCAGTACTGCGGATGAGGACTTCGACGTCATCGTGGTGGGATACGGTCCCGTCGGCAGGTTGCTGGCGCTAAAGCTAGGGCGGAGGGGCCACCGCGTAGCCGTGGTGGAGCGCCAGGAACAGGTGTATCCGCTGCCGCGAGCTGTGCATTTCGACGATGAAATCGGGCGGATCTTCCAGTCCGTGGGCGCCGGCCCGGACAAGATGTCCGAAGTGGTCGAACCCTACGACGACTTCTACGAGTGGCGGAACGCTACCCATGAAACAATCCTGCGATTGGATTGGCGTAACGCCGGTCCGTCGGGATGGAACGTCAGCAACTTCTTCTACCAGCCAGGCATGGAGAATTTCCTAAACTCCAAGGTGATGGAACTCGATACCGTCAGCTTGCTGCGCGGGTGGGAAGCAATCACGCACACAGAAACCGCCGACCGCGTAAATCTCCAGCTGCGCAACACGTCCAGCGATGAGCGCAAGGTCTTCAGCGCCCGCTACATCATCGGCGCCGACGGAGCGAACAGCAAGGTGCGGGACTGGATCGGCACGGCCATGACCGATCTGGGATACTTCCACGACTGGCTTGTTGTGGATCTGCTCCCGACCAATCCCCTCCAGATCGACCCTCCTGCTTCCCAGTTCTGCGACCCGGCCAGGCCCACCACCGTCGTCCCCGGTGGTCCCGGTCGCCGTCGTTTCGAGTTCATGCGTCTTGAACACGAAACCAAAGAAGAGCTGAACACCGAAGCCCGCGCATGGGAGCTTCTGAAAGACTGGGGTGTCACACCAGATACCGCCACAATGGAGCGTCACACCGTCTACACCTTCCAGGCGCGCTGGTGTGACCAGTGGCGCCGCGGTCGTCTGCTCCTTGCAGGGGACTCAGCGCACCTGATGCCACCCTTCGCAGGTCAGGGTATGTGCTCCGGTCTGCGCGATGCTGCAAACCTTGAGTGGAAGCTGGACCTTGTGCTCCGAGGTTTAGCGCCCGACAGTATCTTGGACACTTACGGATCCGAACGGTCCGAACACGTGCGCCATTTTATCGAGCGCTCGATGCAGCTTGGCGAAGTCATCTGCCTCACCGACGAGGCCGAAGCCCGAGCCCGCGATGCCGCAATGGCCAAAGACATCGCCGACGGAACTTCTATGCCTCCACGCCCGCTTCCGCGGCTGGGTGATGGTCTTCACCGAGACGATGCCGGGGGCGGTACGCTCGCGATACAGGCACCTGTGCGGAACGGAACCCAGCCATCACTCTTCGACGACGCGCTCGGGTCAGCGGGCACGCTCTTGCTGCGAACCGCGGCTGACCGGAGCCGGCTGTCCGCAGAAAGCGCTGATGATCTCGCAAACCTGGGATTCAAGGTCATCTCCTTCGCCTCCTCTCAAACGGAGTCAACGGCGGTGGACAGCACTGGTGCCTACGCGCAATGGTTCGATGCCTTGGATGCAGATGCGGTCCTTGTTCGCCCGGATTTCTACATTTATGGAGTTGCCAAATCTGATGATCTCTCCACCCTCGTCGAGGAATTCCTGACAACTGTCGGCATGGCAACCACGCCGGTACCAACCCGCGGTTTGAGCACTGCAGCGCTCTGATGCAACTGCTTGACCCTTTCACTCCGCCCGAAGTACGTTGCCTGATCGAGAATTTCCTGGCGGCGTACACCGATGCCGTGGACGCCCAAGACGCACAGGCAGCTGCGACGCTGCTATCAGCGGCAGCGCTCCACTTCAAAGGCGATCCGCCTTTGCACGGCGAGGAGGACATCGGCGCGTTCTACGCATCAGCCTTCCTCGACCCATCCCGTACTCACCACCTGATCACCAACCTGAGGACTTCCCTCGTCGGCGTCGACGCCGAGTACACCGCCATCTACCAACGATGGTCCGTGGCCGATCCCACGAACCCCGTCTGCGAAGCCATCGGCCGCTACGCCGGCCGATTCACATTGACAGCAGCTGGCCCCACCTGGGTCGAGCACCGAGTCATCACCACCTAAACGTGCGTGCGGTGTCCCACCTAATGGAACTTAGTGCTGGTTTATCTATCTCCATACCGTGTCAGACGGTCACCAGCAGCCAGAGGCAGACCCTAGACGGCCTCCTGAATGCACCTTCTCGAACTCAATCTCTTTGGGTAGTTGCACACCCACTCTTGCCATCCAGAAAGGCCCGACCATGTCACACCCATCCCCAGCCGGGGTAGTAGTCCCGACCAGCAGAGGCGGCCTCGTCATAGGAATCTGCGCCGCCATGATCCTCTTTGATGGATATGACCTCATCGTCTTCGGCAACGTCATCCCGTCGCTGATCGCTGAGCCTGGGTGGCAAGTCACGCCAGCCATTGCAGGACGTATAGCATCTCTAACCCTCGTTGGCATGCTCATCGGCGCTCTCGTGGCCGGTACCTTGTCCGACCGGTTGGGCCGCCGAAGCGTCGTCATCATCAGCCTGGCTTGGTTCTCCTTGACGATGGCCGCCTGCGCTGTGGCCCCGGATCCACGGGTATTTGAGATCGCCCGGATCATCGGTGGCTTGGGTCTCGGTGCCCTTTTCCCCACCGTTACGGCACTCGTCATCGAAGTGGCACCGGAACGACGCAAAGCTCTGGCGTACTCTTTCACCCTTTTCGGCTACCTGGCCGGAGGTATCGTGGCCGGCATTCTTGCGTTGGCGCTCATTCCGACTCTAGGCTGGCGGTCGCTGTTCTGGGCGGGAGCGCTTCCAATCCTGTTGGTCCCTGTAGCGATGAAGTTCCTCCCGGAATCCCCTGCGTGGCTCGCAGCCAAGTCAGCACCAGCGTCACTCAAGGCCTCCCGCAAGAGCGCAATGTCTTCGATCTCGGCTCTATTCAAAGACGGCTTCGCGCGCAACACCATCCTGGCGTGGGGCGTGCAATTCTGCAGTCTGTTGCTTGTATTTGGAATGGTCAACTGGCTCCCCACCATCATGATCAGCATGGGGTACAACCTGCAGTCGGCGCTGTTCTTCGCCGTAACGTTGAACGTGGGCGCGGCGGTAGGCTCCCTCATCGGGGCCCGGCTTGCAGATAAGGGTCTCACCAAGAAGGTGACGGCCGTTCTGTTCATTGTTGGCTGCCTCTCGGTCGCCGCGCTCAGCTTCGGGCCGCCCACCGCAGTCATGTTTGCCCTGGTTGCATTGGCCGGTGCGGGAACCCTTGGAACTCAGATCCTGGTCAACGTGTTTGTTAGTTCCATCTACCCTGCCCATATGCGGGGCACCGGGCTGGGCTGGGCGTTGGGGATCGGTCGGTTGGGCGCCATCGTCGGACCCCTGATTGGCGGTGCCATCCTTGGTGCCGGCATGCCGGCCCAATGGAATTTTTACATATTTGCCCTCGTCGCAGCCCTGGGAATGCTTCTCGTGCTCCCCATTGCTGTGCAGGTCCGAGCCAATAATGCGACAAATAACGTCGACGCTGTAAGGAGCTAACTATGCTGAATGGATTGCGGGTCATCACCCTTGAAGAACACTTTGCTACCCCCGACTACAGCAAAGGCGAAGGCGGAAACTTCGTTCCGTCCTTTGCTGAATCAGTGGCACGGCGCATCAGCGATGTAGAAAACATTCGAATTCCGGAGATGGACCGGACCGGTATCGACATTCAGGTTCTCTCTTTGACGACGCCAGGCGTTCAAGGCGAAAGTGGGAGCGAAGACGCGGTCGTCAAAGCGAGACGCAGCAATGACGTTTTGGCCAAGGTCGTGAAGGAACACCCTGACCGGTTTGCTGCGTTCGGTGCCATCCCGACCCAGGACCCTCAAGAGGCCGTCAACGAACTCAAAAGGGTCGTCCTGGACCTTGGATTCAAGGGCGTATTGGTCAACGGCCATACGAACGGCGTCTACTTGGACGATCCACGTTTCGACATTCTTTGGACGGAAATATCGAACCTGGGGGTTCCTCTTTACATCCACCCAGCTTTCTCACCATCGCCGCTGGCACCGCTGAGCGGCTATCCCGAACTGGCGGGCCCGGTCTGGGGGTGGGGCTTTGAAACTGCCTCACATGCCTTGCGGCTAATAGCCGGCGGTGTCTTTGACCGGCACCCCGACGCGCAAATCCTGCTCGGCCACATGGGGGAGGGGCTACCGTTCACCCTCGACCGGCTCGATGACCGATGGGCAGTACTCCAGCACTCCGTCCCATTGGAACGAAGGCCTTCCGACTACATCCGCGAAAATGTTTACGTCACGACCGCGGGAGTCGAAAGCGCAGCTCCGTTGCACTGTGCACTTGAGGCCTTGGGCAATGACCGTGTGCTGTTCTCCGTAGACTATCCATACCAATCAGCGGACACAGCAACTGCATTCCTGGCAGCAATCGACCTTGACCAATCCGCCAAAGCTGCTCTTGCGGGAGGAAATGCAGCCAAACTCCTCAGCTTGTGAGGTCAGAGTCACACGTCTGCAGCCCGAGTAGCGTTAGTGCGGCCAGCGACGAAGGCCGAAAGCTTTTGTCGCTGGCCAACCACGGGCCGATTCCGTTCCTGTCTCTACCCGGTCACGATGGGCGGGACTACTGTCTGCGAGAGATGGGATTCGATGCTGGGACCCTCGACTCCGGCGAGATGAGCTCCAATAACTACTCTCGGATCGGTCGCGGTCTGGATGAATCGGTTCATCTGCGGGCTTTCACCGATGTCCTCCGGTTACCAAAGCGGACGGATCGGGATTTTGGGTCGTGCTTGACCGGTACGGCAGACGGTTCGTGCTGAGTTCAGACAACGATTTAACGCGTTGGGCTTCCCAGGAGATGGAATCCATCACGTCGGTGAGGTCCAAGAACCTGCCGGTCTCATCACTGATACGGCTGGTGTTATTTTTTGGGCAGCCCTGGAACACCTGCAATCGGCCAGCGGCCGATGTTCCTCGGCGGTGAACCTGTATCCTTGCAGCTCATGGGTCCTGATTGTCTTGACTGTTGTCAGATGCCGTGGGCGCGTACTCGTTCTGGCGGGCCGCCGACCACTACGAGGTCCAGGTCCTGCGCGGACTGTAAGCCAGCCATGACGATGGACGGATTAATGAGTCCTTCGGTGTAAACCTTGTCACCGGTTGCGATGCTGGTTGCCTCGAAGAATGGCTCAAATATGTCGCCGGTCAGAAGTCCAAGCATTTGCGTGTTGTGTGCTGCGATGGAGAAGCTGTGGATGGTTCCGGCGGGGGCGTGGAGGAAGTCACCTTGGGTGAGCAGAACCTCTTCGCCGTTCACCCACAGCCAGATCCTGCCGGAGAGGCACAGGAAGTTTTCGGTGTGTTGCTGGTGGAAGTGGCGAACAATGTAGGGCTGGGGAGCAGACAGGGTATTGACGGCGAAGTACCTTCCCGCAGTGTTGCGGCCACGTGCGGTGTAGGAGTTGATGGCGTCAGGCCAGGCGCGATGTTCTCCGCCTCCTGAGCGCATGAAGTACGCCTCCGCACCTGCGGGGAGGTCTTCGTCCCACACGTCTTGCGCGCTGACCCGGGCCAGGTCATGCCGCTGGGCGGACCCCGGCAGGATCAGCCCGCCTGAAGCCTGATCTGTCGCCGGGTAGATGTGCTTTTCGGTCGATTCGCCCGATCCGAGCAGGATGTCCAAAGCCCCGCTTTGTGCGGAGAACAGCAACAGCTTCGTCATGTGACTGTGCATCCGGTATGCGACGGGCGTTCCTTCCGGGACGTGGACTGAATCCCCGGCAGAGAGAAGGCGGCTCTGTCCGGGTAGCCAAAACTGCGCGCTGCCTTCCATCACGTAGTAGGAGCGCTGCTGTCTGGGCAGACTGTGAAAGGCGACTTCGGTCCCTCGTGGGCCGAGGATGAAGGCAGCTTCGAATAGGCCGCCTGTGTCTGCTCCGCGGGCGATGATCGTCCATAGCTGCCCGTCGATTTCACGGCGGATACCTTCGCCCGAGGCAAGGTAGTAGGGCACCGGTTCCCCGGGCAATTCGTTGAGTACAGGGGAGAGGCGGTGCATAGCCTCAAGGTCGTTGACAGTCACAGTGTTTCTCCCTTTTTGACAAGTTCACGTTTGTTGTTGAGGCAGCGTCGGAAGAAGGTCTCTATGTCCAGGAAGCCAAAAGTGGTCTCTTCCATGGGTCCACTTCTGGTGGTTTTTCGACGGGCAGCTGCCCGCACCTCTGTGGCTAAGCGCCCGTCGTCCATGACGCTCTGCATGTCGACATCCAGCCGCCCGCTGGGATTGAGGAATCCGTGTTTGTAGTCCTGAAGTAGGTACAACTCGCTTTGACCTCCGGCGGTCAGCAGTGCTTCATGCAGTAACTCACTTTGTCCATGGGGAACCAAGACGTCGCCAGTGCCGTGGGATAGCTGGAAGGGAGGAGGGGCGGTTCCTATCCAATTCAAGGGATTGGCTTGACGTGCGATCCCCGGAACGTCTCCGGGATGCGCGCCGAGCAAACGGCCCTCGGGAGTCGCTGCGCCGTCGAGATGAGGGTTCGCCTCTTGGTGAGCCGCGACAATCCGTGCAAGGTCAACAGGAGCGTAGGACGCGGCGACGGCCTGCACCGACACGTCCCCGGCAGGTCCTTCTTCGGCCGGCAGCAGGTCAATATGACCTGTCAGTCCTGCCAAGGCAGCGAGGTGACCTCCTGCTGATGCGCCCCACAGGCCGATAGCTGCAGCATCGATCTCGTAGGAATCGGCGTGCTGCCGGAGGAAGCGGACAGCGCTTCGGACATCATGCAGTTGGGTGGGAAAGAGTGCCTGTCCTGAGAGCCGGTACTCGATGCTGGCTACAGCGTGGCCCGTTGCCAGCACATGTGCAACGAGATCCGGCGCGAGCGTGCGGTCCCCGGCGAACCACCCACCGCCATGCAGCCAGATCACGACCGGGACTGCGTGTCCGGTGCTCAATGGGCGGTAGAGGTCGAGTACAAGATCCCCGGTGGTCCGGCGGGCATAAACTACGCCAGGCTCAAGGCGGACGTTTGGAGCTGCGAAGGACGTTTGGGGCATGCAAGAAAACCTAATCGGTAGGTCGCACCGAGACCAGCAGGAAAATCCGCAGTATCGTTGAGGAAAACCGAACAATCGTCTGTTTTGTGCGTCTGGATATGCATGAAGATTTCAGGACAACCCATAGATACAGGGGGTGTGCGTGAAAATCACGGAGCTGCAGTTGCGGTACTTCGTAGCTGTTGCCGAAGAGGTGCACTTCGGACGGGCGGCAGCCCAACTCCGTGTGAGCCCCTCATCAGTAAGCGAACAGATCACTGCATTGGAGCGGCGGTTGGGACGTACGCTTTTTGATCGCACGTCCCGTAGCGTGGCCCTCACCACACACGCCCGGGAATTGCTCCCCCTCGCCCGCAAAGTAGTCTCCTCGATGGAGGAAGTACAGGGGTGGGCTCAGGAAATAGAGGGCGAGGAAACCCTCCGAATTGGGCTCATGGTATCAAGTCCGCAGTTCCAGGAAATCATGACGACAGCCACCGAGAAACTGCCCCACGTGCAGTGGCAGATCCGGCAACTTGGATTCTTGGGGTGGTACGAATCATTGGTCAAGGGCGAAGTCGACTGCGTGTTTCTCATTCAAATCGGGGAGCCAACAGGCTCCGAATTTGAAGCTTTGGCGCTATGGGACGAAAAATGCGTACTCGTAGCCTCAGCCGCGCATTCCTTGGCCGACCGGGAGCGTCTGCGAATGTCCGAAATCGTCGATGAGGTCTTCGTTGCGGTAACCGGCAACGCGCCCTCGGCCGCATGGTTTCCTATCATTACTGCCCCCGCCGCGGGTCGGCGCCGGGCACCCACCGCGAGAAACTTTGAAGAAGTCCTGGAACTTTGTAGCGCGGGTCTGGGAGTAAACATTTCAGGAGAATCCGCCGCCACAAGTTACGCCAGGCCGGGCATACGGTTCATCCCCCTGGAGGACGCTCCTTCGGCAACCGCGTACCTGTGTCTTCGTCGTGAACGCCACGACGGCATTCTCGAACAGTTTGCGCGCTTGGCAATCAAAGTCATGCACACACGGTCGTAGGCGTTGGGCATATTGTGGGTGGTAGCTGACCAGGCAGCATAGTGTCCGCCGATATCAATAGACCTCACTACGCCCCGAATGAGCCGCTCA comes from Paenarthrobacter sp. A20 and encodes:
- a CDS encoding IclR family transcriptional regulator C-terminal domain-containing protein, with protein sequence MAQRGIGPDFIEALARGLDVLKCFSPDQPRMSLSQVAQAADLTRPTARRILLTLEELGYVRADNGVFGLMPKVLELGMAYIGAQGLWEMARPHLEDLVRRTGESSSMAQLDGSDIIYVARVAVPKLIALRVDIGTRFPALRTSQGKILLASLPEAEALEALAQPSRSGLPGDGALDRDAVLGLLSEVRTRGWALADEELAPGVRSISVGVRDGSNVVRASMNVTVHAQETSVEKLTGEYLPMLQDAAAAAGLDWARWQARPVKSLGR
- a CDS encoding bifunctional 3-(3-hydroxy-phenyl)propionate/3-hydroxycinnamic acid hydroxylase, which codes for MSHLTGNEAPTVATTSTADEDFDVIVVGYGPVGRLLALKLGRRGHRVAVVERQEQVYPLPRAVHFDDEIGRIFQSVGAGPDKMSEVVEPYDDFYEWRNATHETILRLDWRNAGPSGWNVSNFFYQPGMENFLNSKVMELDTVSLLRGWEAITHTETADRVNLQLRNTSSDERKVFSARYIIGADGANSKVRDWIGTAMTDLGYFHDWLVVDLLPTNPLQIDPPASQFCDPARPTTVVPGGPGRRRFEFMRLEHETKEELNTEARAWELLKDWGVTPDTATMERHTVYTFQARWCDQWRRGRLLLAGDSAHLMPPFAGQGMCSGLRDAANLEWKLDLVLRGLAPDSILDTYGSERSEHVRHFIERSMQLGEVICLTDEAEARARDAAMAKDIADGTSMPPRPLPRLGDGLHRDDAGGGTLAIQAPVRNGTQPSLFDDALGSAGTLLLRTAADRSRLSAESADDLANLGFKVISFASSQTESTAVDSTGAYAQWFDALDADAVLVRPDFYIYGVAKSDDLSTLVEEFLTTVGMATTPVPTRGLSTAAL
- a CDS encoding nuclear transport factor 2 family protein is translated as MQLLDPFTPPEVRCLIENFLAAYTDAVDAQDAQAAATLLSAAALHFKGDPPLHGEEDIGAFYASAFLDPSRTHHLITNLRTSLVGVDAEYTAIYQRWSVADPTNPVCEAIGRYAGRFTLTAAGPTWVEHRVITT
- a CDS encoding aromatic acid/H+ symport family MFS transporter, which encodes MSHPSPAGVVVPTSRGGLVIGICAAMILFDGYDLIVFGNVIPSLIAEPGWQVTPAIAGRIASLTLVGMLIGALVAGTLSDRLGRRSVVIISLAWFSLTMAACAVAPDPRVFEIARIIGGLGLGALFPTVTALVIEVAPERRKALAYSFTLFGYLAGGIVAGILALALIPTLGWRSLFWAGALPILLVPVAMKFLPESPAWLAAKSAPASLKASRKSAMSSISALFKDGFARNTILAWGVQFCSLLLVFGMVNWLPTIMISMGYNLQSALFFAVTLNVGAAVGSLIGARLADKGLTKKVTAVLFIVGCLSVAALSFGPPTAVMFALVALAGAGTLGTQILVNVFVSSIYPAHMRGTGLGWALGIGRLGAIVGPLIGGAILGAGMPAQWNFYIFALVAALGMLLVLPIAVQVRANNATNNVDAVRS
- a CDS encoding amidohydrolase family protein, which gives rise to MLNGLRVITLEEHFATPDYSKGEGGNFVPSFAESVARRISDVENIRIPEMDRTGIDIQVLSLTTPGVQGESGSEDAVVKARRSNDVLAKVVKEHPDRFAAFGAIPTQDPQEAVNELKRVVLDLGFKGVLVNGHTNGVYLDDPRFDILWTEISNLGVPLYIHPAFSPSPLAPLSGYPELAGPVWGWGFETASHALRLIAGGVFDRHPDAQILLGHMGEGLPFTLDRLDDRWAVLQHSVPLERRPSDYIRENVYVTTAGVESAAPLHCALEALGNDRVLFSVDYPYQSADTATAFLAAIDLDQSAKAALAGGNAAKLLSL
- a CDS encoding quercetin 2,3-dioxygenase produces the protein MTVNDLEAMHRLSPVLNELPGEPVPYYLASGEGIRREIDGQLWTIIARGADTGGLFEAAFILGPRGTEVAFHSLPRQQRSYYVMEGSAQFWLPGQSRLLSAGDSVHVPEGTPVAYRMHSHMTKLLLFSAQSGALDILLGSGESTEKHIYPATDQASGGLILPGSAQRHDLARVSAQDVWDEDLPAGAEAYFMRSGGGEHRAWPDAINSYTARGRNTAGRYFAVNTLSAPQPYIVRHFHQQHTENFLCLSGRIWLWVNGEEVLLTQGDFLHAPAGTIHSFSIAAHNTQMLGLLTGDIFEPFFEATSIATGDKVYTEGLINPSIVMAGLQSAQDLDLVVVGGPPERVRAHGI
- a CDS encoding alpha/beta hydrolase, encoding MPQTSFAAPNVRLEPGVVYARRTTGDLVLDLYRPLSTGHAVPVVIWLHGGGWFAGDRTLAPDLVAHVLATGHAVASIEYRLSGQALFPTQLHDVRSAVRFLRQHADSYEIDAAAIGLWGASAGGHLAALAGLTGHIDLLPAEEGPAGDVSVQAVAASYAPVDLARIVAAHQEANPHLDGAATPEGRLLGAHPGDVPGIARQANPLNWIGTAPPPFQLSHGTGDVLVPHGQSELLHEALLTAGGQSELYLLQDYKHGFLNPSGRLDVDMQSVMDDGRLATEVRAAARRKTTRSGPMEETTFGFLDIETFFRRCLNNKRELVKKGETL
- a CDS encoding LysR family transcriptional regulator codes for the protein MKITELQLRYFVAVAEEVHFGRAAAQLRVSPSSVSEQITALERRLGRTLFDRTSRSVALTTHARELLPLARKVVSSMEEVQGWAQEIEGEETLRIGLMVSSPQFQEIMTTATEKLPHVQWQIRQLGFLGWYESLVKGEVDCVFLIQIGEPTGSEFEALALWDEKCVLVASAAHSLADRERLRMSEIVDEVFVAVTGNAPSAAWFPIITAPAAGRRRAPTARNFEEVLELCSAGLGVNISGESAATSYARPGIRFIPLEDAPSATAYLCLRRERHDGILEQFARLAIKVMHTRS